TATGATATACATGTATTCATTGATCCTCACTGTTAGACTGTTTATTGAGAGAACACCTAACCTTTTCCCCTCTGGTGGCGGAGGAACTACTAATTCTCTGGCGGTCGTTCTCCCCCTACCATGGAGCCTGCCCACCCTCCTTTGCCACCATCCCTTAccccttttctctctttttttgcttgttttcctATAATCAGAAATTGAAAATGAGAGTGTTGGCCTGTTATTACTGTATACTCTCATCTTCGATAGTTTTATTTGTATCTTTGATGACACATCAATATGTTTTTGTACAACTTCTGCAAACATTCTCAATAAAAAAGgtttgagaaaaataaaaataaacattaggcccatctagtctgtccaattttctaaatactttcattaggttCCTGGCCTTATTTTCTACCTAGGATAACCATATGCCTATCCCATTCATGCTTAAATTCCCTTACTGTgctctctaccacttcagctggaaggctattccatgcgtccactaccctctcagttaagtaatactttctgatatttaaACCTTTGTTCCTTTGGGTTAAAACCTGCAAAACTAGTTGTTGGGTGGGATAAAACCAGTTTGTGAAAGGTCTAGATATCTTGCctaaagcctttgcaagccctcctctttaaTCCTACacagactttctgttgctgtccaatagtgatgtcgcgaacatgaaattttccgttcgcgaatggcgaacgcgaacttccgcaaatgttcgcgaacgggcgaacctggcgaaccgccatagacttcaatagcaggcgaattttaaaacctacagagactctttctggccacaatagtgatgggcccccacccacctgagtggtgggtgggggccctaaacaagaataagggggggacctaatgtcctcccccctggtccccacccctgagcggcgggtgggggccctaaacaagaataagggggggacctaatgtcctccctcctggcccccacccctgagcggagggtgggggacctaaacacaaattggggggggacctaatgtcctccccccggcccccacctctgagcagcgggtgggggccctaaataccaatagggggggacctattgtcccccacctctgagcggcggatgtgggccctaaataccaataggggtgggacctattgtcctgccccctggcccccacccctgagcggcaggtgggggccctaaataccaatagggggggacctaatttcctcccccccggcccccacccctgagcggcggatgggggccctaaataccaatagggggggacctaatgtcctaccccccggcccccacccctaagcggtgggtgagggccctaaataccaatggggggacctattgtccttccccccgtgcccccacccctgagcagtgggtggggccctaaataccaataggggggacctattgtcctcccccctggcccccacccctgaatggcgggtgggggccctaaaaaaaatgtcccccccaggtgactagggtgtcaggatcgggacagggatccaacacgcagagtacaaacagtagaaaggtacgtataccggaccttagaatggccggactaacgtacagagaataatagagaatggtcagagacaagccgaggtcgagggaacgagaagacaggtaagcgagagacaagccgggtcaaaggggtaacagagataaacagggtagtacaacaagccgagtcagaaccaaagagaaaactagaatacaagagcactgagtgacttagacaagctagaaccacgacagggcaatgagctgaagagagaagcaagcttaaataccctgactccggagagtagacacgcctccgacgagtgctGATTAGAtatcagacaattgagtgacaggtcgctcggaattggcgtcatgacgtcaagtaccgagcgtcatgttagaaaaggaagtggatccctcgcggccagcgtttaagtgaccggatggaccgcgaggaacggaggaaacggctcgtctgGACGGATAaatgtctaagtctctacctctctcagaggtagagacttcaggtaccctgacactaggggtccccaaacccctagtcaccccctccccccccccaaaaaaaatgatccccctacctacccccctctccctaaaaataatgatggggggacatttaactaagaacctgaagaaaaaaaaataacttaccattcgatgttttctttcttctaaaatcttctttttttcagccccaaaaagggccaaatattatccataataaccgaagcaataaaaaaaaagaaaaaaacgagcgcaaaaaataaaaatccatcttcacccagcgagggctccgcgcagactgagctctgcagggcgggggaaggcttataaagccttgccccgccctgcaattaggctcagagcactctgattggtgggtttaagccatccaatcagaatgctctgacaggtaaatgaagagactgacaggtaagtctctacatttacctgtcacagcactctgattagttggtttgaaatccaccaatcagagtgctctgtgtccttttaaacagcgtgggaaagttctttggcattttcccacgctgtgtaatttgactcataactctctgattggttacttaatccaccaatcagagtgttatgagtcaaattacacagcatgggaaaattcaacagaactttcccactctgtgtaaaatgacacagagcactctgattggtgtatttCAAACCAAGCAATCAGAGTGCTgttacaggtaaatgtagagacttacctgtttaagttcttagttaaatgtccctccctcattatttttagggtgaggggggtaggtagggggatcattttttccggggggagggggtgactaggggtttggggacccctagtcacctggggggacattttttagggcccccacccgccgctcaggggtgggggccgggggggaggacaataggtccccccctattggtatttggggcccccacccgccgctcaggggtgggggccgggggggaggacaatagttcccccctccattggtatttagggcccccacccgccactcaggggtgggggccgggggaagacaataggtccccccctattggtatttagggcccccacctgccgctccgGGGGGCGTGGGccaggggacattaggtccccacccccaatttgtgtttagggcccccacccaccgctcaggggtgggggctaggggggaggacaataggtcctcccccctttttttactttagggcccccaattGGCTACCTCTTACATTTAACTAAGTAACCAGGAAATGGCAGgaatggttgtctgattgacagccaaggggtgTCAAAAGGCTAATTTAGTGAAATctccactttttgtaaaatgaaaaaagagaaccCATCCTTCACTCATGAAGCACATAGGCAAGCTGTAAGTGTCTTAGTTGTTTGAAGTGTTCTCTTAAAGATGCATGTGTTTCTTGGTGATAGTGGATACATATTTGtgtgagtttcctactgtatttaTTGTGTCAATTATTTATTTAAGGTGTGAATGCATGGTTAGATTTGTATGTCATGTGTTATGTCATGAGTTAAATTTGTATAGTGTGCTAATTCATGTATGTATTtcattcaaatatttttattcacaaaaaaatagaataaaaaagcaCAATATAAAATTTAATAATTGTCTGTATGAcactaaatattacaaataaaagtcCAAAGGTAAAATTCGTAGCTGCCAGACGTAAAAGGTTATTCCGAAAACCTATATAATAGAATGTCCAAAAGTAGATAAATGTCAGTGCTGTGCAGTAGCCCCAAATAAGTATTTCTAGAAAAGCTTGGTATTGGAATATTTATTCCAATACCCAACTTCCCCACAGATACTTATTTGGGGCTACTGCACAGCACTGACATTTATctacttttaaatagttttaattaacacatttttcaaaaaaatacagaagagaaaataattataacaaaaaaaaaaaacaggggtaacatattttttttttttttaaagcagtacTATAATAGTAATGTAAAACAGTGGTAAAACTAAAATGTCATGTGTCTTAAAAGGTtggtatatttattaaagaataaaatcaaaataatgaTATTTCACAATCCAGTCTGGTGCAGGTCTAATGAAAAATGTATAGGCCGTTACGACCCTTGACACCCTCTTCCCAGAGTGTCCATTCATGTTTCAGTAAGTCCACGTATGTGAATGTATGAGTCCTGATTTAATGCTTTTGTGTAATTGTAAGAAACCTGCTGGCATGTCTTTGCACTCCTAAACTGCctaaatttatgttttcattgtaAATCTTtgtaaaagaaaatgtatatagatatacaggATGTTGGAAAGTCAAAACACATCACCTGTATGAAAAGTGAACTCAGAAGTGTCACAGCTCATCAGCCTCACTGTAATATGGACATGTCTAATATTTCTTCACTATAGAAAGAAAGTTAACTCCTAGCATTACATGGCAATATACTGTGCATTCATAAAGTATTCACAACCCTTTATTTTTTCACATTATCTTACATTGCAGCTCTCTGCTACAATTGTTTTCACATCAATCTACACTCAATATACCATAATGGTATAGTAAAAAAGATTTTGAAAAaccttgcaattaaaaaaaaaaaaaaaaaatagaaatcttATATTTCACATTGACATTGCCTTTTGGACCCTATCAAATTTAGATCAGATGCATCCAAATTCTCTGCTTCATCTTTGAGTGGTTTCTGAATCTTTTGGCTTTAATTTGGTGGGACATGGTTAAGAAATTAACACATCTGCTCTCTGAGCACTCATAGGCAGAGATCCAGATTCCAGTTGTCTGTCTTGCTGGTCAACCATAGTGGGGAAGACCCTGTGAGGAGAAGCAACTACGCTATATAAGTTATAACATATGGAAACAATATATGAAGTTGTGTTGAAGCACAGATCTATGAAATTGCGAAATTTTTCGCTGAATTGAAGGTTTCCAAGAACATAGTGGTCTTCATAATTCTTAGAGGGAAGAGGTTTGGAAAAACCAGGACTCTTCTTGGAATTGACTACCTGGCTAAACCGAGCCATCAGGGGGAAAGGGCCTTGGTAAGAGAAGTGAAAAGAACCCAATGGGCTCTGGGTGAGCTCCAATGATCTTGTTTGTAGATGAGATAAACTTGCAGAAGGACAACCAACACTGCAACACACCTGATCCGGCCTCTATGTCAGACTAAAGCTTATTCTCAATGCAACACACATGGAGGCCTGCTTGAATGTTGCAAAAAAGCACCTAAAGAATTCTCAGACCGTGAGAAACAAGATTCTCAGGTCTGATGAAATGAAGATTGAACTGTTTGGCCTCAGTTTAAAGCATCATCTCTGGAGGATACAGGGCACTGCTCATAAGCTGCCGAATATCATCACAGCAGTGAATCATGGGTGGTGCTTTAGAGGTGTTTTTTCAGTTTCAGAAAGACTGCCCAGGGTTAAGGGGAAGCCATAAAGAAATACAGAGATATCCTTAATAAGAATGTGGTCCAGGGAGCTCAGAAACTCAGATTGGGCTGAAGGTTCACCTTGTCTTACCTTACAATCACAGTATAGGTGACTTTCTAGTTATATCTATACACATACTCTTGTGTGTTGTCACTCTCCAAATATACTCCTTGAATTTCATTGAGGGACCCTGTTTTTATTTTAGATGTGATTTGTGGTtgaaactattttatttatttattaataaaagtttAGTTTTAAACAAAACCATTTCACAACTTTTTCCATCAACCTTGGCTAAATGCTCCAGCTCTTGTTTTTGCTATGTGTATTCACCTACCAACAGAACACACTCAGGCACACAGCCAAGACCATGAAATAGTGGCTCAGGGGCAAATGTCTTGGAGTGATCCAAACAGAGCCTAACTCAATCAAATTTGAAACTGGCTGTTCATCCACAGTCACTATCCAACCTGACCAAAGTTGCAGAGATGAATGGCACCATATCCAAGTGTGCAATGCTTGCTGTATCATACCCCAAAAGACTTGAGGCTGTAATCACTGCCAAAGGTTCTTTAACTAACTAATTAGATAAGGGTCTGAACACTTATGTCAATGTGATATGTcagtttttttccatttaatatatttgcaatggTGCCAGAACTCTTGCATTTACATTGTCATTATGGGTTATTGCGTATCGATTGAtgggaattttcttttttttaactggtGAATAAGATTGCAACATTAAACAATGCGAAAAAAATTAAGGGATCTAAATATTATCTGAATACACTGTATCTATTGAAGCACTGACTATTATTACAAGTAAATGCACGCTGAACTTAAAAAGTTCAGCGTGCATTTACTTAAAATTGCTATGCTGTAATATAGTCTCAAACATGTTTCTGTTCATAACAGCTGGCAACAATAGCATATTCATGAGACTAGCAACCACAGGGATTCTGCCAAATATAGATGAGGTTGGCTTCACTGGAGAGTGTTATTTTAGTGCTTCCCTGATATGATCAGAAATATGTTGTATAGGATGGATAAGCTAAATGAAATTAGAGTACTTTTTAACCCTTTTTCCAATGGATATCATGGAGGGGAGGATGGGTTCCATTTAGATGTGTCTTCTTGCACTTTCTTGTTTTTCAATAGGCAGAAATACCAAAGCTTGGGTAAGTGAGATTAATAGAATTAGATGATAATATATGTACCTGGTAGTAGAGATAGCTATGCACTTTTCGGCATTCTAGAAACTCTAAATGTAGTCAGCTGAAGGACCATTTTGACCTTATTACTCTTTGATGTCCTAATGTCACAATTACAGCTACTAGAGAAGTGTCAGCGATAGTGAAGAGTCCACAGAGAGATGATAGTTAGTTGATACCAAACAGCCTGTTATTTTATCCGATTCCATGTGTATACTATTAGCTTCCAGGAAGAAAACATCCTACAGTAGAGAtccaacataaaaaataaaaaaaaatctaatgcaGAAAACATGGCAAAGTAATTGCACTAGTCTCATATAAAAGCATTCTAATGTGAGGGCAAAGGAAGGTATGACAGAGAGAGTGGCTTTAAATAAGAATGCTATAGGTACTCTAATTCATCCAgttgtttattttttccttcaGTTATTAATAGGCCCCCAAAACATCTATATTAttccaggttaaaaaaaaatgacattataATATTacccaaattgtttttttttttttctctctgttttgctgtgcatgggaAATTAACCTCTTTAGTACCAATGGAAAGTAATGATTGTCAAAATAGCAAGGTATTTGGCTAACTTGAAGGGGTTTAAAGATGCATTCTTACAAATAAAAACCAAATTGCTGTCATATCCATGATCTGGTTTGAAATATTTTCTTGTGGATCCTGGCTTATAGGAATATCATTGATATGACCTAGAGAGCTCTGCTAATTAGAAGCTCTGGCTTAGTACGTCATGAGCGTCCCATCCTTGGTTATTTCCACAAGAGGTCTTCTGCTACCACCCCATCTTTACCCTGAGGGAGATCCAAACACTTGCATCATCCTTTTGAGATGAGGCAAGATCTATGCAAAGATCAAGACCCAGAAGAGCATTTAATTTTTAGTGTCAATCATAGTATTTTACAGATAACCAATTATAATAGTGTGGTCATTACACTACAAGATATAACCTTGgagaacacaaataaaaaaataatctgcaTTTTATGGCTGAGAACTGATAAGAAGTAGACCTAAACCATCCGTACCTACAAAGCATTATTTTATACTATTTTCATATGTCTACATAGGTCAGAGGATGCAATCAATACAAGCTGTGATATAGTTAAAGAACATTCTGCTGAAGTCTCTAAGCAAGTAACCAACCATAAAAAatcaattgagaaaaaaaaatgcgaTTTGTAGTGAGACACAACAGGAGCCCACTTCATGTTAATCTCCCCTGTGAACACATCGTGGGCACCAATATGCTGAGCCAGTGCTTGAGTGAGTCATGGTTtgcaaaaggggggggggcggggggagatgCTCGTGttcccatgttatattatattagatCGAATTCTAATTAATCTCAAGCTTCATTTCAGACCAAAAATGGTAACTTTCTCCATACTAGAGCCTGAGCATATTTGGTATCTGGATCCGACGATAAAAACAACACATTTGAATCAAATGAATTAATAGTGTTTTCCTATTAATATTTAAATTCTGCTCATGAATAAGGAATATTCTGCTATTAGAAATAAAATAGAGGAAATAATTATTGGATCTATTGAAAACATACGGGTAATCCATAGACCATTTAACTCTAAAATTATAAATTCCTTATAAGTAAAAGCTTATACATTCCTAAACGTACCAGGGACAGGATACCATGACCACAGGTAGAGAACTTCGGTTACTGAATAGAAAATGCTCCTAAGATTTCAAATAGAGATTTCTGTTCAATAATCAGTGGTAGAATCAATACCGGGAGAAGGGGAATAAATGAGTATTACAACGTGTCATTCTTTTCTAAAACAATAGAAACCCAATATTATACGATTTTAATCTATTATGAAGACCCCTTGGCACAACTGATTTTAATCAACTGATTGCTAGTGCTCCAATGTAGACCAGTTCTTCCCAGTTAAGGTGGGGTATATATGGGTATAAAATATATGGGTTCAAATGAATGCACACAGATTTTGATCCAAATAATACAATTTTGCCTTCTGAATTGTTTAAGGGCTGTAATAATCTTAGTATATGATGTGACTATTTTAACCCTTCTAGTGCCGAAGATGCTATCAAACGCATAGATTTTGCACATCCATAATGTTTTCCAGGGGCTAATAATCTCTTATTCTGGTTTAGGGTTAGGTGGCAATGATATGTGTGAGTTAATTGACAGTGAATAAGGCTGAGCTGGTTGCTCACGTAGCCTGACAATGTAAAATAAAGTGGGACCCTTACTCTGGATATATTGTTCATATctcctcttcacacacacacaaaaaacccaCACAAAGAATCATCAAGGAACAACACAATAAAGACAATGTACATATTTAGTGGGCAGGAATGGAAGCACCTGGAGGTTACACTGGCATTGATTGAGTTAAATGACCTGGAAAGATTTGTAATCCCGTTTATTGATTCATACACCTAACAAAGTTCTGCATATAAATAATACTTACGTAAAACTCAGGGAAAtttgtaaaggaaaaaaaaaaaccttttcagaTTTTCATCATCTCGGTGAATTTAGTGATTTATCTACCCAGGGCTAATGGTGCGTAAAAGTGGTGGTTATCTcagggaagagagggggaggagggggcacttCCTTCGATGACGTCAGATGGAGAATTTAAAAGGGGACTTAGGAGATCCCCAGAGCAGAAGCAGCAGAAGGCACAGCAGGTTCCTCAGCACTGATATCTCTGTCTGCCCAGCTTGGAGAAGTTCTAGCAAACATGCAGTCCTGCCGTATGCGCTGTGCCCTCACCATCCTCTCACTGGCCCTGGCAGTGAGCTCCATCTCATCTGCTCCCACAGATCCGAGACTTCGCCAGTTCCTGCAGAAATCACTGGCAGCGGCAGGGAAACAGGTAAGGACCCCTGATCCAAAATCCAAGATGTTTATGTGAAGGGTCTACTGctggggtgcccaaaagatagatctcCGGATgtcgtagaactacaactcccatggtgctttgcatgcctttagaatgctttagaatgacaaagcaccacgaaagctgtagttttaaaatatctggggataTACCTTTCGGGCACCCCTGGTCTACTAGGACTTGGGATAGTTTCGATTTAATGCTAGATTTTTAGCGCAATGTATTCACAAACCTTCCCAGGGCAAGTGGTCTCAATCGATTTAAACTTATTCTGAAATCATGGTTGATTATTCCTATATGAACTATGGTATAAAGGCACGCTAAGGGATAGTTGTTAATTGTATCTTATCCTGGGGTAATTCTATGCTGGAATGTCTAGTCAAGGTGTTCTGCAAATATGCCACGAAGTATCTGCTTAAACAAGTTTCCAACGTTCTAAAACGAAAATCTTGTGGATTAAGTTATAAAAGGAAAACATCTATTTGAGCAGCAGATAGAACCATTTCTTAATCTGGTCTTCCCATTAAAATTTAAATCATTTGCTTTTCCACCTGCAGTGGACTACAGTTAGCCATAGAATTCATGGTGTCTACCAGTTGTTGGTATCATAACAATCATCAAATAATCTCGCCATTCCGAATACTTTGAGCAGGGTTTGAGAAATCAGTAATCCTCTCTGCAATGTAATTGTATCCTGGTGCTGTCTAAGGTGCTGAAACCGCATGCACCCTTTCTATTCATAATTTGACACTAGTATCCAAGTGGCACTTTTGTAGCCAAGTTATCATATGAGTGtgcattgggggaaaaaaaagaataattatctatatatttaaCAGAACcaaatattactttattttagCAACATGAAAAACATCGTATTTTATAAACAactaatataagaataaaaacaaCGTTATCATGAAGTAGTAAATACATAGTTGAAAAAGAAAAGTttagctgtaaataaatattgcatgcatgttttaattctCATTTTACATACGATCCAGTACACATCGGTGTGCTAATAACCAGCTAAATCCTGCAGTGTAACCATTGCTTGCAATGCATGTGAGACCTGTCACCCTAGTAACCTGCTATGTTGATCAATAGTTTTCTCATAGCACCCATAGTAATCAGAAAAGGCATCCTCTGCAGGAAGTTCAGTGAGGTCTATGCTATTGCCAGATGTGTTGTTTGGATGTTTTGAGTTAACTGGAGTCTTCCAGGTGCTGTTGTTTGTTGTGTGGAATTGAAGACTTGTTTGATAGTTCCATTCAAGCTCACATTCTCCCATTCCCCTGCTTCTAGGAGCTAGCCAAGTATTTCCTGGCAGAATTGCTATCAGAGCCTTCCCTGACAGACAATGAAGCGTTGGAATCAGAGGATCTGCCCAGAGGTGCTGAACAGGATGAAGTGAGATTGGAACTAGAACGATCTGCAAACTCCAGTCCAGCCTTGGCCCCCAGAGAACGCAAAGCTGGATGCAAAAACTTCTTCTGGAAAACCTTCACGTCCTGTTAGCTTCCACCTCTCCCTTCCCTCTGATCCGATATTTTCCTACTCCCTCTATCCCAAGCAAAGCCTTCACTGCAGGAGCCGGAGACTGTAAATACCACACAGTTATGGTGAATAAAAGATATTGATTTGGAGTTGTTTAATAAAACTTTTAGTTGAAATTGTACATGATTTGCTTGGGTTGTGATTTTTCGATAGTTCTTATGATATGCACTCTGCCATTCACACAGATGtactatttttaattatttgttgcaATAAAGTTTGTTTCAAACTCTACATGTAAGCCTTGATCTTTGGGAAGAAACATCTCTATTTAAAGTGCAGggaagaaggggttaaacagtgcaCGGTTCATGGTGTTACAATATTAACTTTTGCATTAGTAAAAGCTGCATGATTACATGATATGCAAAagctcacaaacacactgacagacacaagcaaacgaacacacacacacacacacacacacagtagagAAAATTACGATGTTAACTCTTTGATTGCTGTATTTCTGTAAACTTATAAAAGTGTATCCAGTAGAGATATACCAGACTCGAATGACGCAGTAATCAACTTACATTGTTTAAACAATCAACTCCTGCACAAATAAAACTGACTAATAGGTCCTCTCCTTTGTTAGTAACATTTTAATACTGCAATACTTCGGATAGATCTGGCCCCGTCCATTCTTCCAAGGGACAATAAAGGCTGGAATGACGTAATTCCTGCATATGACGTGTCCCGGACCATTTTTCGGTCTGCTCTTTCTGACATTCAGTACAATGGTATCTGTTTAACGACGAATGACTTGGAGTAACCCCCTCAGGATTGTGGGTGCGTCTTTGCAGTATAGTTATGGTCTATTTTCTTCAATTTGCCTATATGCATTAAATTCAGCAATTCAACGGGGGATAAATTGCATAACCATATCCCACCAGTCTGCCTAATTTATGCAAAATCTATATCATCGTGGacatggatggattttatatatagagagaaaagTCCATTGTCTATGCAGTTAGTGTTTGATCATTAATATCGTTTATGTTATCCTCCACACCACCTACTACTGGATGGAAGTATTTTAATTCTTCTTCATCAGTTTAATAAAATAATCCATCTCCCATAAACACTACACGATAACTCTCAACTGAGCAGCAATAATTCCCAAGCACACCCCAGCCCAATCCCCCCTGAAACTGGCCATACTCTACAGCCTTCTATTTACACCTCCTGGTGTTAGGTATTGCCATTTAATTTGACATATAAATACTGGAGTGTTCACCCCTCTTTCATATGCCTATAGCTTCTATAGGATAAATGATCAATTTCTAACAGTACCAGTGAAAGTGCCAGCAGGCCGTGATTTGTGACATTTTAGCCCATTTTCTACAATTTGTCATCAGATAGTCAGATCCTAGGTGGCATTATGTTAATAAGCCCACTGTGTATGAAAGCTCCAGCAGTTCCACCTGTTCGTATGCAAGAACGTGAATTTAATGCCAAAGTGGCTTCACATCCTCttcctacattattattattattacatttcatTTACGCTTATAAAATGGTGAACACTACAGTGCTCATTATAAAACAGATTAACTCTCAGGGTGCTAGGAGAGCCTCTAGGAGAATAGTGTATTTAACCATTCCATTATTTTGGGGTTGCATTTATCAAGGTGGGGGTAATCCCCTTGGAAACCCTTACAATGTCTCTGAACATGTAGTGCAGTGTTGCCAGGACCTGTTATCATCTGTTCTCTATAGCAGTCATCACGAAAGTGTAACTCTGAAATATATCTCAGTTTCATGCAGAAGACCTGAAGGTGATCATCTGGCAGGAACCATTATCAGTGATGTTTTGGACAAAACTGACTCAAGAAATGTTCTATGTCTGGAGCAATATGTTAccgatattatatataatttttgcacGCAGGAAGAGGTAAGAGATTAGGGTGAATACTATCAGTTCATAATAGGCAGAAAACCCcccactttgtgcataagttaaaaatacaatattttgttTGAAGTTCTATTACTATCTATTACTATAGATAAAGCTATAACTTTATAGTCACAATATTAATTCCCTTTTCTCTATTTTTCTTTGTGGtttattattgatttataaaatattttagcaggaaggatacattaagatttctctccTTTTAAAGTATGGatccacaaacactgcattgtcacaaaagggtacaatataatattacaaaaacaacaacaattattatatatatatattattattttattatttatatagcgccagcaaattctgtagcgctatccataaacatacacacatatgaaAAGCCTCTCACTGGAGTATGCCCTAGCACAGgcaaaccattttaaaaattGAGCAGCTGTAGTgcccaaaacaacgttagctcaTTAGAGAGAGCATAGTTCCATATtacagttttgctagcaaatgtatagactgGGAGAAAAAACAATTTACTTCTTTATattttgctgttttatcctggctgattttaaccatttttaaagatccagtactgca
This region of Pelobates fuscus isolate aPelFus1 chromosome 2, aPelFus1.pri, whole genome shotgun sequence genomic DNA includes:
- the SST gene encoding somatostatin, with amino-acid sequence MQSCRMRCALTILSLALAVSSISSAPTDPRLRQFLQKSLAAAGKQELAKYFLAELLSEPSLTDNEALESEDLPRGAEQDEVRLELERSANSSPALAPRERKAGCKNFFWKTFTSC